The sequence below is a genomic window from Candidatus Omnitrophota bacterium.
GTGAAGCGGAAAATGCGACAGGCGTTAAGATAAAAGACGCGCGGTCACTACAGAAGGCGGGTAATGCCTTGTTGAAAATACTAAAGTCCGAATCGGTCTTGATCACACTCGGCGAAGACGGCATGGCATTGTTTCGCAAAAACATGCCCTGCATGTGTATCCCTACCGCCGCCCGTGAGGTTTATGACGTTTCAGGAGCCGGAGACACTGTTATCAGCGTGTTTACCCTCGCGCTGTCCGCTGGCGCGGACATGGAAGAGGCTTCCTATATAGCCAATGCGGCGGCAGGAGTTGTTGTCGGCAAACTTGGCATAGGTATATGTGACACGCGCGAGTTAAAATCGTATTTGCGTAAAATCAGGCCGGATAAAGGCATTAGAGAAAAGCCCGGACGGTATTTTGAACCCGGATTATTGAGGAGTAATATATGACAAGTGTAGGCATAATACCAGCCAGATATGGAGCCAGCAGGTTTGAGGGAAAGGTCATGGCCGATATTGGAGGCAAAACCATGATACAGCATGTCTGGGAAAGGGCGAAGAAGGCCCATTCTCTTGACGATCTTATAGTGGCCGCTGATGACGACAGAATTATAGAGGTAGTTGAGAGCTTTGGCGGAAAGGCGATTTTCACATCAAAATCCCATCCTTCGGGCACAGACAGGCTTAGAGAGATAGTCAATCCCCTTGACGTTGATATAGTGGTTAATATACAGGCAGATGAGCCTCTCCTGCATCATTCAATGATAGACAATCTGGTTGACGCCATGCGCGGGGACAAGGGTATAGTCATGGCCAGTCTTATGAAAAAGATATTGCATTTTTCGGACTTTGAAAATCCTAATGTGGTAAAGGTCGCGGTTGACAAGAATAATTTTGCCTTGTATTTTTCAAGAAGCCCCATACCTTTTATAAGGGATAAGAAAAAACGTGATATATTAAGGGCTGATGACAATGCCCTTAAGGAAGAGAGGTTTTATAAGCATATCGGCTTATATGCCTATACAAAGGATTTTTTATTTACCTTTGCCAATCTGCCGCAGTCCTTTCTTGAGCAATACGAAAAACTTGAGCAGTTAAGGGCCCTTGAAAACGGTTACAGAATAATGATGATTGAGACCGGTTATGATACCGTTGGTGTTGATACCCCGGAAGACCTTGAACGGGCGAAAACAATGATTGACAGGCCCGAGGAGCAGTCTTTATCGTGAAAAATCATATTGTCAAGGCAGGCAATATTGAAATAGGCCGCGGCAGAGCTCTTGTATTAATGGCCGGTCCGTGCGTTATTGAGAATGAGAGGCAGGCTTTTTATCACGCTGAAAGGCTTTTGAAAATAACGGACAACCTTAAACTGCCTTTGATATACAAAAGCAGTTATGACAAAGCAAACAGGTCGTCGGGCAGATCTTTTCGCGGGCCCGGGATTTCAAAAGGCCTTGCTATACTGAAAAAGATTAAAAAAAGCCTTGGGCTTATTGTCACCAGTGATGTCCATTGCAGGCAGGAGATAGAGGAGTCGGCTTGTGTCCTGGATATAATACAGATACCGGCTTTTCTTTGCAGGCAGACGGATTTGTTGACCGCCGCGGCAAGGACAGGCAGGCCGGTTAATGTTAAAAAGGGCCAGTTTATGGCGCCTTGGGACATGCAAAATGTGCTGGAAAAGATCAAAGACGCCGGCGGAAGAGATATACTACTGACGGAAAGAGGGACCAGCTTTGGTTATAATAATCTGGTCAGTGATATGAGGTCTTTGCCTATTATGCGCGGCATGGGTTATCCTGTCATATATGATGCCACACATAGCGTGCAATTACCTTCAGGCCAAGGGCGCTCTTCGGGCGGGCAGAAAGAGTTTGTTTCGTATCTTGCCATGGCATCGGTAGCTGTAGGCATAGACGGCATCTTTATAGAGACCCATAAAGACCCCGGCAAGGCCCTTTCAGACGGCCCTAATATGGTTGCCATAAAGGACCTTGGCGAATTGTTACAAAAATTGAAGGCAATAAGAGAGGCGCTCGGCGATGTTTGAAGAAAACTGGATATACAGGATCGTTGTTATAGTGTCTTTATGCGTATTACTGGCGTGGGTTTACGTTGTCAATGAGGCCTCATTTACCGGCTTTATTAACGGAAAACCCGGACTGGATGCCGCCAGGCTTGCCTGGCACATAGGTATTTTTATTTTGCTGGCGGTCGCGCTGGTCTATCTCATGCAGTCTGTCATTGATTATAAGGGGCAGAATGATGTGCTAAGAAAATATCTCCAGCGGCTTCAACAGGAGCTTGACGTGGAACGAGAGGCCATAAAACAGCTTAAGACGGAATCCAACGACGAACTCTTAAGGCTTGAGTCTTTTATAATCACAATGTCCGATACTGCGAAACAAATAAGTTCTGTCCTGCGCACAGACGAACTTTTAAGGGTATTGTTGCGTAAGGCCATAGACCTTTTGGGTTCTCAAAAGTGTGTTATATTTAAGGTGGATGAAAAGACCCAAAAGCTCGTGTATATTGATTCGGTGGGTTATAAAAAAGAAGAAATTGAGGGTTACGATTTAAAGGCGGACGAAAAATCAGGGCTTATAGGTTATGCCTCTGAACAGGGCATATTCGTTTCACGAAAGACCCTGGCCCAGGATTACACAAAGGCCCACATCGTTGACGGAGATAAGCTTAAGGCCAATTTTTGTCAGCCTATTGTGTATAATTCAAAAACCTTAGCATCCATATGCGTCGGCACCGCCAATCCGGATTTGACCCATGAACAGGTAATGCGCCTTTTGTCAACCCTTGCCAATTTCGGCGGTATAGCGCTTACCAACACGGAGCTTGTTGATAAAATAAGGGAGCAGTCTGTAAGAGACAGCCTTACCTGGTTGTATAATCATCAGTATTTTCAAAACTACATGAATCACTTATTGTCGGTGGCTAAGCGGGAAAGGGATCCGCTTGGTTTTATAATGATGGACATAGATTTTTTCAAAAAATTTAACGATACTTACGGCCATCAGGCCGGGGATTTTGTGCTCAAAAAAGTTGCCTCAATGTTGACGGCAGAATTACGAGGCACTGATATAGTGGCCAGATACGGCGGAGAGGAGTTTGTAGCCATATTGCCCGGCAGGGACGCGGAGGCCTCCTATAAGATAGCGGATAGGATCAGAAAGCTTTTTGAAGGCACTTTGTTTAATTATGAATCGCATGAATTGAAAATTACTTTGAGCGCGGGTGTGTCTGCTTATATACCGTCTGTCAATGATACTACGACGAAGGAACTCTTGATAAGGTATGCTGACAATGCCTTATATGAAGCCAAGGCAGGCGGCCGCAACAAGGTTGTTATCCATAAAATTAATTCTTAAAAAATACGCCGCCGCGGGCCTATCCGTGAGGTTACTTGCGCGTTAAAGGCGCGCGTTTATAAGAGCGCGGAGAATACCTTTATGCCGGTGGGACGGGAAAAGGTGTTTAGTAAAAAATCCCGCAAGACAGGAGCTTATTATGGAAATAATAGATCTCTTACGTATGGCCAAAGATGCCAATGCCTCTGACCTTTTGCTTGTGGTGGGCACCCCGCCTATTTTAAGGATAAACGGAAATTTAAAGAAGACCGATTTTGCCCCTTTGGCCCCGAAAGAATCCGAGAGGCTTATATTCTCCATTATGGATGACAGGCAAAAGGAGCAGTATAAGAAGTGCCGTGACATAGACATATCATTTGCCGCCAGCGGCCTGGCGCGTTTCAGGATAAACGTGCACCAGCAGAGAGGCAGTATAGCGGCGGCTATAAGGATTATACCGCTTGGCATACCGTCTTTTGACGATCTGATACTGCCCAAAGACGTGATAACCAGGCTTTGCAACTTAAGGAGCGGATTGGTGCTTGTGACAGGGCAATCCGGAAGCGGCAAGACCACAACCTTAGCGAGCATGATCAACTACATTAACTCCCAGAGAGAGTGCCACGTTATTACTATAGAGGACCCTATTGAGTTTATCCATGAACATAAGAAGGCTGTTATAGAACAGAGAGAAATATTGATTGATTCGGATTCTTTCCAGGCCGCTCTGTTTCATGTTGTCAGGCAGAACCCGGATATAATATTGGTTGGCGAGATGCGCGACCTTGAGACCATATCCACGGCGATTACGGCATCCGAGACAGGACAGCTGGTGCTGGCCACACTGCATACTATTGACGCGGTTGAAACGATAAACAGGATAATTGATGTTTTCCCGTGGCGTCAGCAGCAGCAGATAAGGGTACAGCTCGCTTCAACCATAAGCGGGGTCATATCCCAAAGGCTTGTCCAGAAATTGCACGGCAACGGTATGATAGTAGCTTGTGAAGTCATGCTCGGCATACCCGCGGTAAAAAACCTTATACGGGAAGGCAATACCCACCACCTGCAAAACGTGATTGAGACAAATGCTAAATACGGTATGCAATCAATGGACCAGTCGCTTATTGACCTTTACAGGAAGAACCTGATCGGTCAGGATGAATTGTTATCAAACATAAAAGATAAAGAACGCGAAGCCGTAAGGACGGTAATAGGATGAAACCGAAAAAAAACAT
It includes:
- a CDS encoding PilT/PilU family type 4a pilus ATPase, coding for MEIIDLLRMAKDANASDLLLVVGTPPILRINGNLKKTDFAPLAPKESERLIFSIMDDRQKEQYKKCRDIDISFAASGLARFRINVHQQRGSIAAAIRIIPLGIPSFDDLILPKDVITRLCNLRSGLVLVTGQSGSGKTTTLASMINYINSQRECHVITIEDPIEFIHEHKKAVIEQREILIDSDSFQAALFHVVRQNPDIILVGEMRDLETISTAITASETGQLVLATLHTIDAVETINRIIDVFPWRQQQQIRVQLASTISGVISQRLVQKLHGNGMIVACEVMLGIPAVKNLIREGNTHHLQNVIETNAKYGMQSMDQSLIDLYRKNLIGQDELLSNIKDKEREAVRTVIG
- the kdsB gene encoding 3-deoxy-manno-octulosonate cytidylyltransferase — its product is MTSVGIIPARYGASRFEGKVMADIGGKTMIQHVWERAKKAHSLDDLIVAADDDRIIEVVESFGGKAIFTSKSHPSGTDRLREIVNPLDVDIVVNIQADEPLLHHSMIDNLVDAMRGDKGIVMASLMKKILHFSDFENPNVVKVAVDKNNFALYFSRSPIPFIRDKKKRDILRADDNALKEERFYKHIGLYAYTKDFLFTFANLPQSFLEQYEKLEQLRALENGYRIMMIETGYDTVGVDTPEDLERAKTMIDRPEEQSLS
- a CDS encoding sensor domain-containing diguanylate cyclase; translated protein: MFEENWIYRIVVIVSLCVLLAWVYVVNEASFTGFINGKPGLDAARLAWHIGIFILLAVALVYLMQSVIDYKGQNDVLRKYLQRLQQELDVEREAIKQLKTESNDELLRLESFIITMSDTAKQISSVLRTDELLRVLLRKAIDLLGSQKCVIFKVDEKTQKLVYIDSVGYKKEEIEGYDLKADEKSGLIGYASEQGIFVSRKTLAQDYTKAHIVDGDKLKANFCQPIVYNSKTLASICVGTANPDLTHEQVMRLLSTLANFGGIALTNTELVDKIREQSVRDSLTWLYNHQYFQNYMNHLLSVAKRERDPLGFIMMDIDFFKKFNDTYGHQAGDFVLKKVASMLTAELRGTDIVARYGGEEFVAILPGRDAEASYKIADRIRKLFEGTLFNYESHELKITLSAGVSAYIPSVNDTTTKELLIRYADNALYEAKAGGRNKVVIHKINS
- the kdsA gene encoding 3-deoxy-8-phosphooctulonate synthase, whose protein sequence is MVKAGNIEIGRGRALVLMAGPCVIENERQAFYHAERLLKITDNLKLPLIYKSSYDKANRSSGRSFRGPGISKGLAILKKIKKSLGLIVTSDVHCRQEIEESACVLDIIQIPAFLCRQTDLLTAAARTGRPVNVKKGQFMAPWDMQNVLEKIKDAGGRDILLTERGTSFGYNNLVSDMRSLPIMRGMGYPVIYDATHSVQLPSGQGRSSGGQKEFVSYLAMASVAVGIDGIFIETHKDPGKALSDGPNMVAIKDLGELLQKLKAIREALGDV